From one Thunnus maccoyii chromosome 6, fThuMac1.1, whole genome shotgun sequence genomic stretch:
- the LOC121898721 gene encoding kinase suppressor of Ras 1-like isoform X2: MAAAGKLSVDSLLQMSSSELQDTMRRLGSNSEDRSRLTAALSCLKSATETGGNLRPDTGSCSSESQTDSDTFAAISPLTPLHPTSHGRSISISVVPCSDDHRPYIPAEEMSDAFSLELSTPPAIRASKTCTAKPSHTPPLASRKLLQLLPNIALTRSKSHESQLANRIEEPATQKVSKKNKVLASIQINGCGNGPEDSTLRSPLLSARTPGPVPASAPYMMPGTPTLLDNLAVHRSSPQTMRRDIGLAVTHRFSTKSWLSQTCQVCRKSMMFGVKCKHCKLKCHNKCTKDAPSCRISFLTLPRMRRAESVPSDINNRIDHTAEIPVQFGTLPKAITKREPPPTLNQLDSSSNPSSATSSTPSSPAHFQPSNPPSVSATPPPNPSPQGSRDHRFHFPDVPSSTYTAGQHSGSYYESGVSQVAVTETQLTAAEQGGDEEAEEDYPAVDEEAADQCGTEKSFSNEECDEDGLEDLPSSICRRGAAGRWRGPITRKASQTSVYLQEWDIPYEQLQLGELIGKGRWGKVHKGRWHGEVAIRLLEIDGNNQDHLKLFKKEVMNYRQTRHENVILFMGACMAPPHLAIITSFCKGVTLYSVVRERGHLLDINKTRQIAQEIVKGMGYLHAKGIIHKDLKSKNVFYDTNKVVITDFGLFGMSGVVQEGRRKNVLRIPQGWIYYLSPEIVRKMSPEVDEDQLPFSKAADVYAFGTIWYELQVRHWPITNQPVEAKIWLVGSNEGIKKVLADTNLGKEVTEILSACWSFQADTRPTFTQLAGMLERLPKLNRRLSHPGHFWKAPEPWDHHHCLRDHCHQGLHAHCPYMYKYSS; the protein is encoded by the exons GCTGCAGCAGGGAAGCTCTCAGTGGACAGTTTGCTGCAGATGTCCAGCTCTGAGCTGCAGGACACGATGAGACGCCTGGGCTCCAACTCAGAGGATCGTTCTCGCCTCACTGCCGCCCTCTCCTGTCTGAAGAGTGCTACTGAAACAG GAGGTAACCTGAGGCCTGACACAGGCTCCTGCAGCTCTGAGTCCCAAACTGACAGTGATACCTTTGCCGCCATCAGTCCCCTCACCCCCTTGCACCCTACCAGCCACGGCCGCTCCATCTCCATATCAGTGGTCCCTTGTTCAGATGACCACAGACCTTACATACCAGCTGAGGAAATGTCGGACGCCTTCTCCCTGGAGCTGAGCACTCCCCCGGCCATCCGCGCCTCAAAGACATGCACTGCCAAGCCCTCCCACACCCCCCCACTGGCTTCCCGcaaactgctgcagctcctccccAACATTGCACTGACGCGGAGCAAGAGTCATGAATCACAGCTCGCCAACCGCATTGAGGAGCCTGCTACCCAAAA ggTGTCTAAAAAGAACAAAGTATTGGCTAGTATTCAGATCAATGGCTGTGGGAACGGTCCTGAGGACTCGACCCTGCGGTCACCCCTGCTGTCTGCCCGGACCCCCGGCCCTGTCCCTGCCTCTGCCCCATACATGATGCCTGGCACCCCCACCCTGCTGGACA ATCTGGCTGTACACAGGAGTTCACCTCAGACAATGAGGAGAGACATTGGCCTGGCTGTAACCCACAG GTTTTCAACCAAGTCCTGGCTCTCCCAGACGTGCCAAGTGTGTCGCAAGAGCATGATGTTTGGTGTCAAGTGTAAACACTGCAA GTTAAAGTGCCACAACAAATGTACCAAAGATGCTCCCTCGTGTCGGATATCATTTCTCACAT TGCCAAGGATGCGCAGGGCAGAATCAGTGCCATCAGATATCAATAATCGTATTGATCACACAGCAGAGATCCCAGTGCAGTTTGGCACTTTACCAAAGGCAATAACCAAAAGG gAGCCTCCCCCCACTTTAAACCAGCTGGACTCCAGCAGTAACCCGTCATCAGCCACCTCCTCCACACCTTCCTCCCCAGCACATTTCCAGCCAAGCAACCCCCCGAGTGTGAGCGCCACCCCACCACCCAACCCATCACCACAGGGCTCCCGGGACCACCGCTTCCACTTCCCAG ATGTTCCTTCTTCCACATATACTGCTGGTCAACATTCTGGCAGCTACTATGAGTCTGG agTGTCACAGGTTGCCGTCACTGAGACgcagctaacagcagcagaACAAGGAGGC GAcgaggaggcagaggaagacTACCCAGCTGTGGATGAGGAAGCAGCTGACCAGTGCGGCACAGAAAAGAGCTTCTCCAATGAGGAGTGTGATGAGGACGGGCTGGAGGACCTGCCCTCCTCCATCTGCCGTCGTGGAGCTGCTGGCCGCTGGAGGGGCCCCATCACTCGCAAGGCCAGCCAGACCAGCGTCTACCTGCAGGAGTGGGACATCCCATATGAGCAGCTGCAGCTGGGAGAGCTTATCGGCAAG GGTCGTTGGGGGAAGGTACACAAGGGTCGCTGGCATGGCGAGGTGGCCATTCGCCTTCTGGAGATTGATGGCAACAACCAGGATCACCTGAAGCTCTTCAAGAAGGAGGTGATGAACTACAGGCAGACCAGGCACGAGAATGTCATCCTGTTCATGGGTGCCTGCATGGCCCCGCCCCACCTCGCCATCATCACAAG tttcTGTAAAGGTGTGACTTTATACTCTGTTGTAAGAGAAAGAGGTCACTTGTTAGACATCAATAAAACCAGACAGATTGCACAGGAGATTGTAAAG GGAATGGGTTATCTACATGCCAAAGGCATCATTCACAAGGATCTGAAGTCTAAGAATGTTTTCTATGATACAAACAAAGTGGTCATCACAGACTTTGGCCTGTTTGGGATGTCTGGGGTGGTACAAGAAGGCAG aagAAAGAATGTGTTGCGGATACCTCAAGGCTGGATCTACTACCTGTCTCCAGAGATTGTTCGAAAGATGAGCCCAGAGGTTGATGAGGACCAGCTGCCTTTCTCTAAAGCTGCTGATGTTTACGCTTTTGG CACAATCTGGTATGAGCTGCAGGTCAGACATTGGCCAATCACCAACCAGCCTGTGGAAGCTAAAATCTGGCTAGTAGGCAGTAATGAGGGCATTAAGAAGGTGCTGGCAGACACCAACCTGGGCAAGGAGGTCACG